In one Streptomyces sp. NBC_01241 genomic region, the following are encoded:
- the hmgA gene encoding homogentisate 1,2-dioxygenase codes for MSGIEQARKTAEGLEYCAGFGNQHSSEAAPGALPHGRNSPQRAPLGLYAEQLSGSAFTEPRAHNRRSWLYRIRPSAAHPPFVRIGNGAIRTAPFTESVPDPNRLRWDPLPAPAAGTDFVAGLWTLGGNGDATQRTGMAVHLYHADASMTDRVFSDADGELLIVPERGGLLLRTELGLLRAEPGHVALIPRGIRFRVELLDATARGYVCENYGQPFALPDLGPVGANGLANARDFLAPVAAYEDDERPVEVINKFCGNLWSATYDHSPLDVVAWHGNHTPYVYDLHRFNVIGSISYDHPDPSIFTVLTSPSDTPGLAGVDFVVFAPRWLVGEDTFRPPYFHRNVMSEYMGLIEGAYDAKTAGKGGFVPGGGSLHNMMSAHGPDRETFDRASEAELKPQKIDDGLAFMFETRWPVTATGQAGAAGHLQRGYDDVWQGLSRNFRP; via the coding sequence ATGAGCGGCATCGAGCAGGCGAGGAAGACGGCGGAAGGGCTTGAGTACTGCGCCGGTTTCGGCAATCAGCACAGCTCGGAGGCGGCACCGGGGGCGCTGCCGCACGGCCGCAACTCTCCTCAGCGCGCGCCCCTCGGGCTCTACGCGGAGCAGCTGAGCGGCTCGGCCTTCACCGAACCGCGGGCACACAACCGTCGTTCCTGGCTCTACCGGATCCGCCCGTCGGCCGCCCATCCCCCGTTCGTCCGTATCGGCAACGGGGCGATCCGGACCGCCCCGTTCACCGAATCCGTACCCGATCCCAACCGGCTGCGCTGGGACCCGCTCCCCGCGCCCGCGGCCGGGACGGACTTCGTGGCCGGCCTGTGGACCCTCGGCGGCAACGGCGACGCGACGCAGCGCACCGGCATGGCCGTGCACCTCTACCACGCCGACGCGTCCATGACCGACCGGGTGTTCAGCGACGCGGACGGCGAGCTGCTGATCGTCCCGGAGCGGGGCGGCCTGCTGCTCCGTACCGAACTGGGCCTGCTGCGCGCCGAACCGGGGCACGTCGCGCTGATCCCGCGCGGCATCCGTTTCCGTGTGGAACTGCTCGACGCCACCGCCCGCGGCTACGTCTGCGAGAACTACGGCCAGCCGTTCGCCCTTCCCGACCTCGGCCCGGTCGGCGCCAACGGCTTGGCGAACGCACGGGACTTCCTCGCTCCCGTGGCTGCCTACGAGGACGACGAACGCCCGGTGGAGGTGATCAACAAGTTCTGCGGGAACCTCTGGTCCGCGACCTATGACCACTCGCCGCTGGACGTGGTCGCCTGGCACGGCAACCACACCCCGTACGTCTACGACCTGCACCGCTTCAATGTCATCGGCTCGATCAGCTACGACCATCCCGACCCGTCGATCTTCACGGTGCTGACTTCGCCGTCCGACACCCCCGGGCTGGCCGGGGTCGACTTCGTCGTCTTCGCACCGCGCTGGCTGGTCGGCGAGGACACGTTCCGGCCGCCGTACTTCCACCGCAATGTGATGAGCGAGTACATGGGCCTGATCGAGGGCGCGTACGACGCGAAGACGGCCGGCAAGGGCGGGTTCGTACCGGGCGGCGGCTCGCTCCACAACATGATGTCGGCGCACGGCCCCGACCGGGAGACCTTCGACCGGGCGAGCGAGGCGGAACTGAAGCCGCAGAAGATCGACGACGGCCTGGCCTTCATGTTCGAGACCCGCTGGCCGGTGACGGCAACCGGGCAGGCGGGCGCCGCCGGCCATTTGCAACGCGGCTACGACGACGTGTGGCAGGGTCTGAGCCGCAACTTCAGGCCGTAG
- a CDS encoding type ISP restriction/modification enzyme, protein MAARAGAGAGGGDDSPLLDDLMPWSVRPLRTGRPWVRAPDAGSLRARWERLVRTEAAERERLFGPTRLRTPRTPVAALPGQATGTGRFARESGPCPEPVRILHGPFDEQWLLPDHRLIDAARPELWRVADGHQLFAVEHGYVPQDTGPALSVTALLPDGHSPAGRPGRIRPLYRRPGGLEPNLVPGLLALLRDRHGDAVTDRSVLAWTLAAARHSPAGCVVPLPADTAHWSAGVELGQELLRLQLRGARGGERPRLPGGRRPYVRASVPPVPATLEYDPADEALLLGTGRISPVPAGAWEFRVGGVRMLELWFERRTTVAGAGAEDMDGLEAVRPRTWLQEWTSELLELITLLALLAELRPRREGLTDGPRITADDLRAAGVLPVPVAARRPASVLDHQEEGPDGQFALL, encoded by the coding sequence GTGGCAGCACGGGCGGGCGCCGGAGCCGGCGGGGGCGACGACAGCCCGTTGCTCGACGACCTCATGCCATGGTCCGTACGACCGCTGCGGACCGGGCGTCCCTGGGTGAGGGCCCCGGACGCCGGTTCGCTCAGGGCCCGTTGGGAGCGGCTGGTCCGGACGGAGGCCGCCGAGCGCGAACGGCTGTTTGGGCCCACCCGTCTGCGTACCCCGCGGACGCCGGTGGCGGCGCTTCCGGGACAGGCCACCGGCACCGGGCGGTTCGCCCGCGAGAGCGGACCGTGCCCCGAGCCGGTACGGATCCTGCACGGCCCGTTCGACGAACAGTGGCTGCTCCCCGACCACCGGCTGATCGACGCGGCCCGCCCCGAGCTGTGGCGGGTCGCCGACGGGCACCAGCTCTTCGCCGTGGAGCACGGCTACGTGCCCCAGGACACCGGCCCCGCCCTGTCCGTGACGGCACTCCTGCCCGACGGCCACTCCCCTGCCGGCCGGCCGGGCCGGATCCGGCCGCTGTACCGGCGCCCCGGAGGTCTCGAACCCAACCTGGTCCCGGGACTCCTCGCACTGCTCCGGGACCGCCACGGGGATGCGGTCACGGACCGGTCCGTGCTGGCGTGGACACTGGCGGCGGCCCGTCACTCCCCCGCCGGGTGCGTGGTCCCGCTGCCGGCCGACACGGCGCACTGGTCGGCAGGCGTGGAGCTGGGGCAGGAGCTGCTGCGGCTGCAACTGCGCGGCGCCCGGGGCGGGGAGCGCCCGCGGCTGCCCGGCGGACGCCGCCCCTATGTGCGGGCCTCGGTTCCGCCCGTACCGGCCACGCTGGAGTACGACCCGGCCGACGAGGCGCTCCTGCTCGGCACGGGCCGCATCTCGCCCGTGCCCGCCGGGGCGTGGGAGTTCCGGGTGGGCGGCGTCCGGATGCTGGAGCTCTGGTTCGAACGCCGTACGACGGTGGCCGGGGCCGGGGCAGAGGACATGGACGGCCTGGAAGCGGTCCGGCCGCGTACCTGGCTCCAGGAGTGGACCTCGGAGCTGCTGGAACTGATCACCCTGCTCGCCCTGCTGGCCGAACTCCGGCCCCGGCGGGAGGGCCTGACGGACGGCCCGCGGATCACGGCCGACGACCTCCGCGCGGCGGGTGTCCTGCCGGTCCCGGTCGCGGCCCGGCGGCCGGCCTCGGTGCTCGACCATCAGGAGGAGGGCCCGGACGGGCAGTTCGCGCTGCTGTGA
- a CDS encoding GntR family transcriptional regulator, with translation MPKLSQGPAFAPDSLVLNRKLPLWYQVSQSLRASILGRTKDASARLPTEEQLAAHYGVSVLTMRQALKELETEGLISRHRRRGTFIEPRARRVSPVRLLGSIDAIVAQQSGERAEVLGHGPLAVPGDLTEYFPDCAEVVSYRRLRRDGESDEPTNWAENAVRPEVAARLDVADLERWPMTKVLRDRVGVRIARITDTVEARLADPATAELLQVPLLSPILFYTGVTYDESGRVVDVAQIRYRGDRFSFSVTVEAR, from the coding sequence ATGCCCAAACTGTCCCAGGGACCCGCCTTCGCCCCCGATTCGCTGGTCCTGAACCGCAAACTTCCGTTGTGGTACCAGGTCTCGCAGTCGTTGCGCGCCTCGATACTGGGCCGTACCAAGGACGCCTCGGCGCGGCTGCCGACCGAGGAGCAGCTCGCCGCGCACTACGGTGTCAGTGTTCTGACGATGCGCCAGGCGCTCAAGGAGCTGGAGACGGAAGGGCTGATCAGCAGGCACCGGCGGCGCGGCACGTTCATCGAGCCGCGCGCCCGCCGGGTGTCACCGGTCCGGCTGCTGGGGTCGATCGACGCGATCGTGGCCCAGCAGTCGGGCGAGCGGGCCGAGGTCCTCGGCCACGGCCCGCTCGCCGTGCCGGGCGATCTCACCGAGTATTTCCCCGACTGCGCCGAGGTGGTCAGCTACCGCAGGCTGCGCCGCGACGGGGAGAGCGACGAGCCCACCAACTGGGCGGAGAACGCGGTGCGTCCCGAGGTGGCGGCCCGGCTCGATGTCGCCGATCTCGAACGCTGGCCGATGACCAAGGTGCTGCGCGACCGGGTCGGCGTCCGGATCGCGCGCATCACCGACACGGTCGAGGCGCGCCTCGCGGACCCGGCGACCGCCGAACTCCTCCAGGTCCCGCTGCTGAGCCCGATCCTGTTCTACACGGGGGTGACGTACGACGAGAGCGGCCGGGTGGTGGATGTGGCACAGATCCGCTACCGGGGCGACCGGTTCTCCTTCTCGGTGACCGTGGAAGCGCGCTGA